In the genome of Phaeodactylum tricornutum CCAP 1055/1 chromosome 20, whole genome shotgun sequence, one region contains:
- a CDS encoding predicted protein, translated as PLLVGLLANKDPAAKKYAEWTGKACRADGLRYELRVLDDPIDVEAALMDANDDPRVHGIIVYYPIFGQEESFSGASQDDYLRDSVSFKCDVEGLCHTYRTNLYRNVRYLDYPSNTEKCLLPCTALSVVKILEECPGCYDMTRPLGKRNEGKTITVINRSEIVGRPLAAMLSNDGADVYSVDVNSIYLFTGGRLHKVDETPESCVRKSSVIITGVPTKSYRLPTEWIQEHTTVVNVSSFKNVDEEALLKIPGVVYVPLVGKVTVAMLERNLMRLY; from the exons CCGCTCTTGGTGGGATTGCTGGCGAATAAGGATCCGGCTGCGAAAAAGTATGCCGAATGGACTGGCAAGGCGTGCCGGGCCGACGGACTCCGCTACGAGCTACGCGTACTGGATGACCCCATTGATGTCGAAGCAGCGTTAATGGACGCGAATGACGACCCGCGTGTACACGGAATTATCGTCTACTATCCCATCTTTGGTCAAGAGGAATCCTTTTCTGGTGCAAGCCAGGATGACTACCTACGAGACTCCGTCAGTTTCAAATGTGACGTCGAAGGCTTGTGTCATACGTACCGAACGAATCTTTACCGCAACGTTCGGTACTTGGATTACCCGAGCAATACAGAAAAGTGTTTGCTACCCTGCACGGCTCTATCTGTTGTAAAGATTCTGGAGGAGTGTCCCGGATGCTACGACATGACGAGGCCTCTGGGCAAGCGCAACGAAGGAAAAACCATCACGGTCATCAACCGTTCTGAAATTGTAGGCCGTCCTTTGGCTGCCATGCTCTCCAATGATGGAGCAGACGTTTATTCGGTAGATGTCAACTCAATCTATTTGTTTACGGGTGGACGATTGCATAAAGTAGACGAAACACCCGAGTCTTGTGTTCGAAAG TCCTCCGTTATTATCACGGGAGTGCCAACGAAGTCCTATCGACTTCCAACGGAATGGATCCAGGAACATACGACGGTAGTAAACGTTTCGTCATTCAAGAATGTGGACGAAGAGGCTCTCTTAAAGATTCCTGGGGTGGTCTACGTCCCACTGGTCGGAAAAGTCACGGTTGCCATGTTGGAA
- a CDS encoding 2-hydroxyacid dehydrogenase (This dehydrogenase is close to D-lactate dehydrogenase || Most probably a 2-hydroxyacid dehyrdogenase, similar to D-lactate dehydrogenase, with NAD+ or NADP+ as acceptor. The model encodes for an N-terminal transcription factor domain of the CAP family, presumably activated by binding of an effector molecule.; 2-hydroxyacid dehydrogenase) encodes MLAAPSLLRSAVRTTVSRRGIAWYHSSAALFVDDDNKSQSSPNVKTYWADPQLRQYKFWNRYDKTNQGKYQYLIDFSPESIQKEAKILSLSDPDDAANQPLHNGSLPMGASLMGIGTTLADFEPYRDAKPNVLFVSPSCPRAPAVLPLVLAAFPSIEWIHCRSAGIDFIESDEFTELATSMSIPVTNAKGQFSSSLAEYALMACSYFAKDLPRLMRNQKNRNWEKYDVEELRGKTLGVVGYGDIGRACAKLATVYGMRIIALRRHPFLSKDDPYCDVVYGRDKASLNRLMSESDYIICSAPSTVETRGMVNADAFNAVKKNAVFINLGRGPVVDEQALIEALQTGKLRGAALDVFTEEPLPSSSTMWDLPNVLISPHNMDQTSTFMHEATEFFLHENLPRFMVGEDLLNPVDPTLGY; translated from the exons ATGTTAGCTGCTCCTTCTCTGCTTCGATCTGCGGTTCGCACGACGGTATCTCGCCGGGGGATCGCCTGGTACCACTCATCCGCCGCACtgtttgtcgacgacgacaataagTCCCAGAGCAGCCCGAACGTCAAAACATACTGGGCCGATCCTCAGCTCCGCCAGTacaaattttggaatcgctATGATAAAACCAATCAAGGAAAGTATCAGTACTTGATCGACTTTTCTCCCGAATCGATTCAAAAGGAAGCTAAGATACTGTCGCTTTCGGATCCCGACGACGCGGCCAACCAGCCCTTACACAATGGTTCCTTGCCGATGGGTGCGTCTCTCATGGGGATTGGTACCACCTTGGCCGATTTTGAGCCTTACCGGGATGCCAAACCCAATGTACTGTTTGTCAGTCCCAGTTGTCCCCGGGCTCCCGCCGTCTTGCCCCTCGTACTCGCTGCCTTTCCCTCCATTGAATGGATCCATTGTCGCTCGGCAGGCATAGATTTCATCGAAAGTGACGAATTTACCGAACTCGCCACAAGTATGAGTATTCCAGTCACCAATGCCAAAGGACAATTCAGTAGTTCCTTGGCGGAATACGCTCTCATGGCCTGCTCGTACTTTGCCAAGGACTTGCCGAGACTCATGCGCAACCAGAAAAACCGCAATTGGGAGAAGTACGACGTCGAGGAACTTCGTGGTAAAACGCTCGGTGTGGTCGGCTACGGAGACATTGGACG TGCCTGCGCAAAGCTCGCCACCGTGTACGGAATGCGTATTATTGCGCTCCGTCGTCATCCCTTCCTGTCCAAAGACGATCCCTATTGTGACGTTGTTTACGGCCGCGACAAGGCCAGTCTCAATCGTCTCATGAGTGAATCCGATTACATCATTTGCTCGGCGCCGTCGACGGTCGAAACGCGCGGAATGGTCAATGCAGATGCCTTCAATGCAGTCAAAAAGAACGCGGTATTTATCAATTTGGGACGTGGACCCGTCGTGGATGAACAAGCTTTGATTGAAGCCCTCCAAACGGGAAAACTCCGAGGCGCCGCTCTGGATGTCTTTACCGAAGAGCCATTGCCGAGTTCGTCCACCATGTGGGACCTGCCGAACGTACTGATTAGTCCACACAATATGGATCAAACATCAACCTTTATGCACGAGGCGACCGAATTCTTTTTACACGAAAATTTGCCGCGGTTCATGGTCGGTGAAGATTTGTTGAACCCCGTAGACCCCACGCTGGGGTATTAA
- a CDS encoding predicted protein produces MPAGFEWSDLDVQNETERLELYNLLANNYVEDDDALFRFDYSQEFLLWALTPPEFRKELLFGVRSSSTKKLVAFISAVPARVQVYTKDIPIVEINFLCVHKKLRAKRLAPVLIKEITRRVNLTGVFQAVYTAGTVLPVPVASARYHHRSLNPKKLVNVGFSRLGHRMTMARMQKLYKLPTEPHTPGLRAMEMKDVEGVHTLMQEYLSKFHLKVLFTLEEVEHWLLPRENVISSYVVESKDGTLTDFLSFYHLPSSILHHDDTLHAAYSYYNVATSVPLVDLMKDALILAKKTGSDVFNALDLMENQKFLEPLKFGIGDGKLQYYIYNWSCPEMPPNQVGVVLL; encoded by the coding sequence ATGCCTGCTGGTTTCGAATGGAGCGATCTTGATGTGCAAAATGAGACGGAGCGACTCGAGCTTTACAATCTACTTGCGAACAACTACgtcgaagacgatgacgccCTATTCCGATTTGATTACAGCCAAGAATTCTTGCTCTGGGCATTGACACCTCCCGAATTTCGTAAGGAACTCTTGTTCGGTGTCCGGAGTTCTTCCACTAAAAAACTGGTTGCCTTTATTTCTGCCGTTCCGGCGCGGGTGCAGGTGTACACGAAGGACATTCCCATTGTAGAAATTAACTTTCTGTGCGTACACAAAAAGCTACGCGCCAAGCGGCTCGCCCCTGTCCTCATCAAGGAGATTACTCGCCGCGTAAATCTCACCGGAGTGTTTCAAGCCGTCTATACTGCCGGTACCGTCCTGCCCGTGCCGGTCGCTTCGGCCCGGTACCATCACCGCTCGCTCAATCCAAAAAAGCTCGTCAACGTGGGATTTTCCAGACTTGGACACCGTATGACTATGGCCCGCATGCAAAAGCTGTACAAGCTACCGACCGAACCACACACCCCTGGTTTGCGGGCTATGGAGATGAAAGATGTGGAAGGTGTGCACACACTGATGCAGGAATATTTGAGCAAATTTCATCTCAAAGTCCTTTTTACACTAGAAGAAGTGGAACATTGGTTGCTGCCGCGCGAAAACGTTATCAGCTCTTACGTTGTGGAAAGcaaggacggaactttgaCCGATTTTCTGTCATTTTACCACTTGCCCAGTAGTATCCTACACCACGACGATACCTTACATGCGGCCTATTCGTACTACAATGTTGCTACATCTGTGCCGCTGGTGGATCTCATGAAGGATGCTTTAATTTTGGCGAAAAAGACGGGTTCTGATGTTTTCAACGCTTTGGATTTGATGGAAAATCAAAAATTTCTGGAGCCTCTCAAGTTTGGTATTGGTGACGGTAAGCTGCAGTACTACATTTACAATTGGTCCTGTCCGGAGATGCCTCCAAACCAGGTCGGCGTTGTATTGCTGTAG
- a CDS encoding predicted protein, whose translation MASLQEFDRSTLLRQPSSSGCRRRTPSTWLMFTFTVGSLFLSLLTENSLAEAALVNGNPLIRGNPVEGTTARQRRQQNDQNGDNQNIGVEHTPVVSVLEEISAVSLTFSVAFPDDEYSAVTLETRGNAAQQGVLEAVVQVLCESVRVVHGSANVCDPEPQARFFQSNYDVSSLDADPNVIVTTVSSANMSWSTWDVTYTVQDLGQDMFNMIPPEKSDNAFLVALEMLQEGIQLALDISIMEEAFNMLLRDSVETRAVASPIGQEETIFASLPESSSISISDFTPRMWNGLRFGGVAILSLTFLGYAALVYLSANRRKNILLQLAHQRKMDHIVLQTPDGVDALLAQSAQFSMPPHLQSQPAIGDSNDSEGEDDEEEDNDSFRLPSHLRLPSPPPTPSRSSPRDVGSKVVYSQRTLTPPSIAALSSPALGWTHFANNIFESDIDEP comes from the coding sequence ATGGCAAGCTTACAGGAATTTGACCGAAGCACCTTGCTGCGACAACCAAGTTCCTCAGGCTGTCGGAGGAGGACCCCTTCGACTTGGCTGATGTTCACATTTACAGTTGGTAGTCTGTTTCTGAGTCTACTCACGGAGAATTCGCTGGCGGAGGCCGCTTTGGTGAATGGCAACCCGCTGATACGAGGGAACCCCGTCGAGGGTACAACAGCACGCCAAcgtcgtcaacaaaatgACCAGAACGGGGACAACCAAAACATCGGTGTGGAGCATACTCCTGTTGTCTCCGTGCTAGAGGAAATTTCTGCCGTGTCGCTGACGTTTTCAGTGGCCTTTCCAGACGACGAATATTCGGCTGTCACACTCGAAACGCGGGGAAATGCTGCTCAGCAAGGTGTACTGGAGGCTGTCGTGCAAGTCTTGTGTGAATCGGTTCGCGTTGTCCACGGAAGTGCAAACGTTTGCGATCCTGAACCCCAAGCACGGTTTTTTCAGTCCAACTATGACGTTTCCAGTCTAGACGCCGATCCGAACGTTATTGTGACGACAGTGAGTAGCGCGAACATGTCCTGGAGTACTTGGGATGTTACTTACACCGTCCAAGACTTGGGCCAAGATATGTTCAATATGATACCACCAGAGAAAAGCGACAATGCTTTTCTGGTCGCCCTGGAAATGTTACAGGAAGGTATCCAACTCGCTTTGGACATTTCCATTATGGAAGAAGCATTCAATATGCTTCTGCGAGATTCGGTCGAAACACGGGCCGTCGCTAGCCCGATTGGTCAAGAAGAGACCATCTTCGCCTCTCTCCCGGAATCCTCCTCTATTTCGATCAGCGACTTTACTCCTCGCATGTGGAATGGACTGCGATTTGGTGGAGTTGCCATTCTAAGCCTGACTTTCCTTGGTTACGCTGCGTTAGTGTACCTAAGTGCGAACCGACGGAAAAATATCCTGTTGCAACTAGCTCATCAGCGAAAAATGGATCATATCGTGCTGCAAACACCAGACGGAGTCGACGCGCTGTTGGCACAGTCGGCTCAATTTTCTATGCCACCTCATCTGCAGAGTCAACCGGCAATAGGGGATTCCAACGATTCGGAAggagaagacgacgaagaggaggacAACGACTCCTTTCGGCTACCAAGCCATCTGCGTCTGCCGAGTCCACCTCCAACGCCATCTCGCTCGTCTCCACGAGACGTCGGATCAAAAGTAGTGTATTCTCAGCGAACTTTGACTCCACCGTCAATTGCAGCGCTTTCGTCGCCAGCTCTGGGTTGGACACATTTCGCAAACAACATTTTTGAAAGCGATATTGATGAGCCATGA
- a CDS encoding predicted protein — translation MSILEYNGAAMIAMAGKDCVGIAADRRLGVQLQTVATDFNKVFAMGPKSYVGLAGLATDVQTLKNILEFRKNLYELKEEREMSPATLSHLLSTLLYEKRFGPYFVEPIVAGLNEKNKPFLSAMDLIGAPVQADDFVVSGTCTGNLYGMCESLYRPDLEPEELFETIAQALLSSVDRDAISGWGGVVHIITKDGVTTKELKGRQD, via the coding sequence ATGTCCATATTGGAGTACAACGGCGCCGCCATGATTGCCATGGCGGGCAAGGATTGTGTCGGCATCGCGGCGGATCGTCGTTTGGGTGTACAGCTGCAGACAGTCGCGACCGACTTCAACAAAGTCTTTGCCATGGGACCTAAATCGTACGTGGGTCTCGCTGGACTCGCGACGGACGTACAAACGCTCAAGAATATCCTCGAATTTCGTAAAAATCTGTACGAGCTCAAGGAAGAACGAGAGATGAGTCCGGCGACGCTTTCGCACTTGCTTTCGACATTACTGTACGAAAAACGCTTTGGTCCTTATTTTGTGGAGCCGATTGTGGCCGGTTTGAATGAAAAGAACAAGCCGTTTCTTTCCGCTATGGATTTGATCGGCGCGCCGGTGCAAGCGGACGACTTTGTTGTTTCGGGAACATGCACCGGGAATCTGTACGGAATGTGCGAAAGTCTGTACCGACCGGATTTGGAACCGGAAGAGTTGTTCGAGACAATTGCCCAGGCTCTGCTGAGCTCGGTGGACCGAGACGCCATTTCGGGATGGGGCGGTGTCGTTCATATCATTACTAAAGATGGCGTAACAACGAAGGAGCTGAAGGGACGTCAAGATTAG
- a CDS encoding predicted protein, translating to MNTIAFVALAFAFTSATAVDVSVKVLGIHENRGLCHNDMDVINSRVQGALNNILEAHELDAIGEFDTDTNDDGRMLRNSRANSLCNCRINRSLCFMFCSPSQRFNRRARDVENKEDRELTSSSIFADDEKSSKDDSKDSKDSKDNSKDSKDDSIDSKDDSKDSKNDSKDDSEDPKEFLAEEDDEFLDGTSEKQTNGEEDLEMDLDLPALTKTLANAPSDLSLSEQIENDIIEVIPAVYLALAYNDDIGLGCQLTLRKMIRHRELEVYASVDA from the coding sequence ATGAACACCATCGCTTTCGTTGCCCTGGCTTTCGCCTTTACCTCTGCGACAGCAGTAGACGTCAGTGTCAAAGTTCTCGGCATACACGAAAATAGAGGACTATGCCACAACGATATGGATGTGATCAATTCGCGCGTCCAAGGTGCATTGAACAACATCCTGGAAGCCCACGAGCTCGATGCCATCGGAGAGTTTGACACGGACACAAACGACGATGGCCGAATGCTCCGCAATTCACGCGCCAATAGTCTCTGCAACTGTCGCATCAACAGATCATTGTGCTTCATGTTTTGTTCACCGTCGCAGCGCTTCAATCGTCGCGCGCGGGATGtagaaaacaaagaagaTCGCGAGCTTACATCTTCCTCTATCTTTGCTGATGATGAAAAGAGCTCCAAGGACGACTCTAAGGACTCTAAGGACTCCAAGGACAACTCTAAAGACTCCAAGGACGACTCTATAGACTCCAAAGACGACTCCAAGGACTCCAAAAACGACTCCAAGGACGACTCCGAAGATCCCAAGGAATTTcttgcggaagaagatgacgagTTCCTGGACGGAACAAGCGAGAAGCAGACGAATGGAGAGGAGGATTTGGAAATGGACTTGGACCTGCCAGCTCTTACCAAAACTCTGGCGAATGCGCCCTCAGATTTGTCTCTATCAGAGCAAATCGAGAATGACATCATAGAAGTTATTCCTGCTGTCTACCTGGCCCTCGCTTACAATGACGACATAGGACTGGGATGCCAACTGACTCTCCGCAAAATGATTCGACACAGGGAACTCGAAGTGTACGCTTCTGTGGATGCATAA
- a CDS encoding predicted protein, producing MTQITQVSCGANHTAALRANGAVLTWGSNENGQLDQDGRRALQLPSPISALEELPLVAVSAGKRHAVVITAHGSAFSWG from the exons ATGACACAAATTACACAAGTCAGTTGCGGCGCCAATCATACGGCTGCGTTACGAGCCAACGGTGCTGTTTTGACATGGGGTAGTAATGAAAATGGACAGCTTG ATCAGGATGGTAGGCGAGCTTTGCAGCTTCCATCACCCATTTCAGCTTTGGAGGAGTTACCTCTCGTAGCAGTGTCGGCTGGGAAACGACACGCTGTTGTCATAACAGCGCACGGCTCCGCATTTTCTTGGGGA
- a CDS encoding predicted protein, producing GEEGIDAGGVTREYFQLLSAQLFDVNSGMWSNRFGDDSRITWFNSDCIWDDDGYFLVGVLVGLALYNSVLLDVHFPQAVYRKLLGLPLGLEDMVDEEVKSGLQHLLDYSDDDVEDVFCLTFDVAWTDLGEEKRKELKPGGIDTPVTSDNKEEYVILYVKWLLVDSIYPQYEAFERGFMRVMENSSLDLLRPQDLELLVVGTPELDFNALMSNTQYEGGYDSESAVVRNFWKFVEETSHETRLNLLKFATGSSKAPIGGLGELSFKIQKSGPDSDQLPSSHTCFNTLLLPDYGENYNKLAVRLGRAVIECEGFGLQ from the coding sequence GGGGAGGAGGGTATCGATGCTGGCGGTGTTACGAGGGAATACTTTCAGCTTTTGAGCGCTCAGCTTTTCGACGTAAATAGCGGGATGTGGTCGAATCGGTTTGGCGATGACAGCCGGATTACTTGGTTCAATTCGGATTGCATTTGGGATGATGACGGATACTTTCTCGTTGGTGTTCTTGTCGGTCTCGCGCTTTACAATAGTGTACTGCTGGATGTACACTTTCCCCAGGCAGTCTACCGGAAGCTGCTTGGCTTGCCCCTGGGGCTAGAAGACATGGTCGACGAAGAGGTCAAGTCGGGCTTACAACACTTGTTGGACtacagcgacgacgatgtggAAGATGTGTTTTGCCTGACATTCGACGTTGCGTGGACCGACCTGggggaagaaaaaaggaagGAACTAAAGCCCGGAGGTATAGATACTCCCGTCACCTCTGACAACAAGGAAGAGTACGTGATCCTGTACGTAAAATGGCTTCTGGTGGACAGCATTTACCCTCAATACGAAGCTTTCGAAAGGGGGTTTATGCGCGTCATGGAAAATTCTAGTTTGGATCTTTTGCGTCCTCAAGATCTCGAATTGCTAGTTGTTGGAACGCCCGAGCTGGACTTTAATGCTCTCATGTCCAATACGCAGTACGAAGGCGGATACGACTCGGAATCGGCTGTGGTTCGAAACTTCTGGAAGTTTGTTGAAGAGACTTCGCACGAGACACGGCTGAATTTACTGAAATTTGCGACCGGATCTTCGAAAGCCCCCATTGGAGGACTGGGGGAGCTTTCTTTCAAGATTCAAAAGTCGGGACCCGACTCGGACCAACTCCCTTCGTCCCACACCTGTTTCAATACTTTGCTGTTGCCAGACTATGGCGAGAATTACAACAAATTGGCAGTGCGTCTGGGACGAGCTGTTATTGAGTGTGAAGGGTTTGGACTGCAGTAA
- a CDS encoding predicted protein, whose amino-acid sequence MGDRDVPHWDSQYPSIGSLPGRGVASRNDPQGGNYRFLEDSRVILFVWSQNCISLLPLPCPYTAMGVEWSAQFFPQPRSRNSRLTNNATGTTSQRTGNRTRSMIPLVRGMRGKAVVGLVTMGLVWTWRSLRWADEGILSVAGNPLSHPLAGVSIPLPTSYPVQVLLHVIHTRFQQHQPRLVHLGRARLALFRTLCVPSLRAQTETNFLWILRVDPALSAPLRTALLAIVRDYASRNHSVLVVASNQSPERFHLHRENDYAVDDDIRNDTLWYGNMRIWQRYQQTARRTGTVVLETNLDADDGLAIDFVHTVQQRALRDFRTTPPPTAESVIGLRRLYRIYCVGQHVEWHFYAPWDRRLFDKIPDYVIQGALRTRINDRICITPGLTVASQTVPDSHVAATTPTATTTATGTVNTTATATTAPNTATIPTPPTSSPPLLPFDVVRWHHLIQEKFAACEQTSPSQLLDFHRETFVSMSSVCYEYLDNSLDTGNVTEILPTARHPWAIRARTPTSVGVEDLLRKRSRWKYSDYSASQALWTQLSPIFSVTAESLRQTHHALADDLIAILSDAIEGQCTPNHSCHDKSRTILNRVLQNEKKYGQLVVPDKLVWEQ is encoded by the coding sequence ATGGGTGACCGTGACGTACCCCATTGGGACTCACAGTACCCATCCATAGGTTCCTTACCCGGCAGAGGTGTCGCATCCCGGAATGACCCACAAGGGGGCAACTATCGTTTTTTGGAGGATTCACGGGTCATTTTATTCGTGTGGTCCCAGAACTGTATCAGTCTCCTCCCATTGCCATGCCCGTACACGGCAATGGGTGTGGAGTGGAGTGCCCAGTTCTTCCCTCAACCGCGGAGTAGGAACAGTCGACTGACGAACAATGCAACAGGAACTACCAGCCAACGGACGGGTAACCGTACCCGTTCCATGATTCCCCTTGTCCGCGGAATGCGGGGCAAAGCAGTCGTCGGTCTCGTGACGATGGGCTTGGTGTGGACTTGGCGATCGCTCCGCTGGGCCGACGAAGGCATCCTCTCGGTAGCAGGAAACCCCTTGAGTCATCCGTTGGCTGGCGTGTCAATACCCCTTCCGACCTCGTATCCCGTGCAGGTCTTGCTACACGTCATTCACACCCGTTTCCAACAACACCAACCCCGTTTGGTACACTTGGGTCGAGCCCGTCTCGCACTCTTCCGTACCCTCTGTGTACCGTCCTTGCGAGCGCAAACCGAAACCAACTTTCTCTGGATCCTCCGAGTCGATCCCGCACTCTCCGCTCCGTTGCGGACAGCCTTGCTCGCGATTGTACGGGACTACGCGAGCCGGAATCACTCGGTCCTCGTCGTGGCCTCCAACCAATCCCCCGAACGCTTCCATTTGCATCGGGAGAACGACTACGCTGTCGACGATGATATTCGCAACGATACACTCTGGTACGGAAATATGCGAATCTGGCAACGCTATCAACAGACAGCTCGAAGAACCGGGACGGTCGTCTTGGAAACGAATCTGGACGCCGACGATGGACTGGCGATCGATTTTGTACACACCGTACAACAACGTGCACTCCGAGACTTTCGGACAACACCACCCCCAACGGCCGAGTCCGTGATTGGACTCCGTCGCTTGTACCGCATCTATTGTGTGGGACAACATGTCGAATGGCACTTTTACGCACCCTGGGATCGTCGATTGTTCGACAAAATACCCGACTACGTCATTCAAGGAGCCTTGCGGACACGGATCAATGATCGTATTTGCATCACACCCGGACTCACGGTAGCCTCCCAAACCGTGCCGGACTCTCACGTGGCTGCTACTACTCCTACTGCTACTACAACTGCTACGGGTACAGTAAACACaactgctactgctactactgctCCCAACACCGCCACCATaccaacaccaccaacgTCATCCCCACCACTACTACCCTTTGACGTCGTACGTTGGCATCATCTCATTCAAGAAAAATTTGCAGCCTGTGAACAGACATCCCCTTCTCAGCTCCTCGACTTTCACAGGGAAACATTTGTCTCCATGTCATCGGTCTGTTACGAATACCTCGACAACAGTTTGGATACGGGTAATGTGACCGAAATATTACCTACCGCACGGCACCCTTGGGCCATCCGCGCACGTACACCTACCAGTGTCGGGGTCGAGGATCTACTCCGCAAACGATCGCGTTGGAAATATTCCGACTACTCGGCCTCGCAAGCGCTGTGGACCCAATTGTCGCCAATATTCAGCGTAACGGCGGAAAGTCTACGGCAGACGCACCACGCTTTGGCGGATGATCTCATCGCCATTCTATCGGACGCCATAGAAGGGCAGTGTACCCCCAATCACTCGTGTCACGACAAGTCCCGAACCATTTTAAACCGGGTactccaaaacgaaaagaaataCGGCCAGCTCGTCGTGCCGGATAAACTCGTTTGGGAGCAGTAG